In candidate division KSB1 bacterium, the following are encoded in one genomic region:
- a CDS encoding alpha/beta hydrolase-fold protein — protein sequence MRRGLVFLLFVWLCPGAWAQSGPELLARIFDAPESERQALVDSLDRVCAQFPLLEQDSVVHFLYRGQAKSVAVAGDATAWQPRIVLKKIAGTDLWHARQEYEPDARLDYKLVLDDTLWVLDPRNPHTVLGGFGANSELRMPQYVPPEELLALPDGPRGTVRDTSFTSSFLSGQRTVWVYLPPGYPARGKRYPLALFHDGSDYLRLGNALEVLDRLIEARRIQPVVAVFVPPGERQREYAGDRKEA from the coding sequence CCGGAGCTGTTAGCCCGGATTTTCGATGCGCCTGAGTCGGAGCGACAGGCCCTGGTGGATAGTTTGGATAGGGTCTGTGCGCAATTCCCGCTTTTGGAGCAGGACTCGGTCGTGCATTTTCTATACCGGGGGCAGGCCAAGAGCGTAGCCGTGGCGGGGGATGCAACCGCGTGGCAGCCCCGCATCGTGCTGAAGAAAATTGCAGGCACCGACCTGTGGCACGCGCGCCAGGAGTATGAGCCTGATGCCCGGCTGGACTACAAACTGGTGCTTGACGATACCCTCTGGGTACTGGATCCGCGGAACCCTCATACTGTGCTAGGCGGGTTTGGGGCCAATTCGGAGCTGCGCATGCCGCAGTATGTACCGCCGGAGGAACTCCTGGCGCTACCCGACGGCCCTCGTGGCACGGTGCGCGACACGTCCTTCACCAGCAGCTTTCTTTCAGGCCAACGCACGGTATGGGTCTACTTGCCCCCGGGTTATCCTGCTCGCGGCAAGCGCTACCCTTTGGCCCTGTTTCATGATGGGAGCGATTATCTCAGGCTGGGAAATGCCCTGGAGGTACTGGACCGTCTCATCGAAGCCCGTCGCATCCAGCCAGTGGTAGCCGTGTTCGTCCCGCCGGGGGAACGGCAGCGCGAATATGCCGGCGACCGAAAGGAGGCTT